The genomic window TATTGTCACTGCGGGTCTAGGCTTCTTGATATCCGTCTTCTTTTGCTTCGgtgtcgctgccgccgcttcACTTGGGCCGTCCTGCCTCTTTCTGTCTTTTCTAGAGCTCGGGTCGTCATTGTCGCCACGCGAGGGCCTATCCTCGAACCCTAGATGCAAAGGCGACAGCAATGGCGGTACGTGTGCCTTTGTTGAGGTGTCTGGCTTCATTGGTGAGGTTCGGTTGGCGTTGTTTCCACGCGCCCCGTTTAAGGAATCGCCGCGAGGTCGACTAGCCGGCGACGTACTCCGTCCAGAGTTGATGCTGCTCTTCAGAATAGATCTTCCATTCAAcaacgaggaggacgagggccCCCGATCGTCTCTAGAGGCAGGAGCAGACCCATCTCGATCCCTACCTCTGTCTCTATCTCTGTCCCTATCTCGCTCTCTCTCCCTGTCTCGCGATGCTGGGAGAGGCTTTTCTTTCCGCCGTGGCGCCTCGTCGCGATTGGATTGCGGGCGATCCTCAGGTTTCGGCCGTTTTTGTGGGCgctcgtcatcggcatcagGCATACGTCGCTTGCCTGCAGGTGAGGGGGGGCGTGGAGGTAACGATGGGGGTTTGGGGGGGAGCCTGGGGGGGAAAGGCAATCTTGTTAGCTTTGTAAAATTGACTACAGAGTTTATCATCAGGCCATGCCCACCTTGTGTCAGCAATGTTGTGGTCGCGAGTCGGTTTCGGCTTTGCGCCGGTAGACTCTGGCTCCCGTATCCTTGGGCCATCCGGCCGCTTGGGTTCTTGGCGCGGTGGTTTGTTGGTGCCATCGGCAACTGCAGGGGCGGGGGTAGATGTTGCAGAGCTGGTGGCAGCCGCGGCACGTTCGctctccttctttttggtAATGGCGGGCTCCGGGGGCGAAGCagaggcgacgaggccagtCTTTTTGTTCTTGTAGTCGCTCAACgacaacttcttcttctcgccagTACCGGTGCCCTTTGCGAGCGTGCTGACCTCGCGCGGTACGGGCTTGACCGGCTCTTCTCGCATGTCGTAGTAGGGTCGCGTGAACAAGGTGCCACGGTCGGCCTCGGATAAGAATGTCAGATATTGCAGACGGGTGTTGTGCCATTCCTCGAAGCGCCTTTTAGCGCCACGAGATTCGGCCGCGTCGTCCTCGGGCGGTGGGCGATATCGCCAGGTGGGATGAAAGGCTAGATGGTGCGGTTTCTCTGGTAGAATGCGCTTGGAGAGCACCTCAACCGTCTTCGCCGCAGCTTCCATTGTTCGCGGGGCGTGACCATGCCGGGAGGCAagacgcggcggcgagcgaTCGAGCGCaagcggcggcaatggcggcggaagCGACGACAGTAGCAGCAAAACACGCGGCTACGTCGTCGCACGAAATGAGGCGGCTCTCCGGCTGAGAAGACGGTTGAATGGACCGAGGGCGCGAAACGCCGTGCGGTAGGCGATAGTGTAGGATCGTAGCCGCGAGGGTAGCAGGTCGTTGGAGTCGTGACCCTGGACAGAAAGGATGGGGTAGATTGGTGTCGGAGCCGGCGTGGATTTTGTCGTCCCACCACGGTTGAGCCCGAGTCCACCACGTCGCTGCGACGATGGACCTCGAGTCGGAGGATTGTATAGGCCTTCTCTTCGACCACGAGGAACAAACGAGGCAAACGAGTGGATTCGCAGGGCAGCAGAGAAAGAGTTCAGCTGCGCAAAGCTCGCTCCCTTCCCCAATAGCCAACAATGGGGGCGGTTGCGATTCAGCGCGGGCCGAGACAATGGTCGACGGAAGCCCACTACATTCGAGGTAAAAGAAAACacgggaaaaaaaaaagacgggGATGGGGTTGGGGCGAAATGCGGCCGACTTTTTGGGGCCTTGTCACTCGTCAGCGGCCAGCGTCAGTGCCTGGGACAGTCTTTGACCCCGTCGTCGGTGAACCGTCTTGGTTGGCCGCGTGCAAGATGGGCGCCTTCAACACCCGGCTCGCTCCCAATGGGGGATTTACGCGGCTGTCTAGCGATTGAGACTGGGTACCCTCCGTTGTTGGTTGCTGGAGGTGAGTTGATGTCGGATGTCAGCGTGATGCCTGCCAGTGCCAGGCCACGGGTTCGGGTGGTTGTGGCTGGTGATCAACCCAAGATGCTTTCCCACCTGGGCAGGCCCGCTTTCTCGCCGCACCTTGTCGATTCGCGTCCTCGGAATACTcgtgtgctccgtaccacACAGTGCGCGTGAATTGGTGCAGGATTAACACATGCTGACGGCTGACGATGTCGAGTAGGTCGAAGGGGATTAACAATGTGAGTAACCAAGTGGGTTTGCAGCATTCCTCCGCCGCAAATGTGAGGAGTGCCTGCCAACTTTCGGTGGAAGGTGCCTACCCACGTACCCTTCCTTGCTTTGACAACGAATTGCAAGGTCACCCTGCGTGCACATGGGCCCTAGACTCAGGTACCAGGTACAAGAATGCCGTGCTTTGATACGTCAATACGCAATATCGCAATATCAAGCACTCAAGTGGCATGAAGAGAATGCTTTCAAACTCCATCCAGTGTCCCTGCTGGCGGGCGGGAACGGACCAAGCAagcggacatctggacgaaCAAGCGACGAGATACTCGAGTGACCTATGCGCTAATCCCGGGTGTCATTGGATTGTGTAAATCCATTCCTTATGCATCGCGCCCCCGGACCAGATAAGTGGGCACGATGCCATCATTTACTctactttataagtttatcTTTCATGTCCATTTCAGTTGACGGAGCACACGCCATGGTGCAGACAAGCAGACCGGGAGGTGACCGAGGATCATTTACAAATGCTGCGTCGCGAAAAAGCCACGGAACACCCAAAGCATACCATGCTCTCCTAACCATTGTTAGTATGACTATTTAATTCCTCACTGCATGTCTTCATCTCTCATGAAAATCTTGCCAAGAGGCTGTGGACGGGAAATTTTCATTCGATCGGTTCCAGTCCATTAATCAATTAACGTCACCATCGTGGCCATGCACGTCACTTCACCAAgccacatggccatgactgACACATCGGGCCTTTGATTCACAAATATTCAGTCATTCGGTCCATTGTCGGGCTGATGTAGCAAGTACAGCGAGTCAGACCAAGATACACAGGAAAACAGCTGAGCAAACTCTCCTCAATCACCATCCATCCAACACTCAGTAGCAGCAACCCGCCCGTTCATGTTTCTCgcaatcttcttcatcgcctATTTATGCGCTGCCTTACGCCTCTTCGAAACTCCGTCGCCATTCGAATTATTCAAGTGTGCCTCAATTGTCTCCAAGCGAGTCGTAAGCGAGGATATCTTTTGTAACGGGCCCGGAGGCAGGTTATTAGTTATGTCTTTGATGATGTCTCGGTACAGGTCTTTTGTGGTAAAGTTTCCTTGCCAGGCACTGACAGTTTGTAGTTGCAACTCCAATTTCTGGAAATTTGTCTCGGCTTCTTTTGAAATACGCTGCAGACCGCTGTCGAGGGACGATAGTCTCTCATTCCACGAGGTGCCCAGCTTGCGCTGCTCGCCAATTTTTTGGTCCAGCTTGTCCACCGACGTGGAAATACTATTCCTCAGACCGTCTATACCCCGACGTAACGCTGACACCTCGGCAAGGGACTGGTCGGCTTTAGCAGCTGCACTTTCTCTTGCAATTCTTTCCTTGTCGACAAAAGACCCCAGGTCGTGAGCCACCTTTGTTAGCTTCTCCTGCATCATGCCTTTCAACTTGTCGCCTAGAGAGGCAGATAGTGGCTGAAATTTTTGGTCAAATATTTCCTCGATTTCCGTCTTGTGCCTGCTCGCCAGCTTGGCTTGCGCATGTTGCCCGCCGTCGTCTGTTTGTGCTGACAGTTTCAGTTTCAGAGCAtcttcaatggccttgactgCCTCCGAGGTTGACATTTGCTCTTTCGAGTTTGTGTGGACTATTTCCATGCACGAGTCCAGCCGTCTATGCAGACCGGCAATGGACTGTGGTGCCCCATCAACAGACTCGCATTGCAGACTCAGCTTCATGATGTGCATCTCATCCGTCACGGTTTCCAGACGCTGCCTGGTCTTCATGCCAGGGTCATCGTCTTCAGTTCTCCGGCTACCGTCCTCTACGCCTTTTGAATTTTCAAATGCCGAAACAATAGTATCAAACCGTCCCAATTCCCTAGACAGAGCTTGCGAGGTCATCATGTTTGAGGCGAGATCATCCATCTTCTTCGAAAGCTGGTTCAGCTTGCGTTCGAGTTCGGTCAACCTGCCATCTGACCGCAGCCTATCTTCCATAGTTTCTTCTGTAAAGTTGGGTAGCCTCTTGTCCCAACTTCCAAGCCTTTGCTCCAGCTCTTCTATATGCATCTGAAGCCTGGCGCTCTTCTGTCTTTCCTGTTCAAGGCCAATTTTGAGTCCTTCTGTTTCTTTTCGGAGCTGCAACTGATTTTCATTGACAATTTGAGTGAATGCCTCTTCCAGGCAGGCACTAAACTTCTCGTCCAAAGCCTTTTGGAGGGCGTTTAGACGAGCATCGACATCCTCGCTCCGTAAGGCATTGCCATGCGTCGTTTTCAGTAGCTCTTCATTCTGTCTGTTTATAAATGCGGCCAGATGAGTAAGCAGTTTCCCGTCAGTGCCGCCAAGTCGTTCGCAGCTCTTTGTCTTCTCCCTTTTCCACTGATCGATCTGCAGCTTGAGGACCTCACGGTGGTTCGAGCTCTCAGGGGCTCGACAGCGTTCAAGCTCGGtttgcatcttcttcaaattcttgtcttgtttATCTCGCTGCATGTACCAGTACATTCTGTCGCAGAGCAGCTCGACCAAGTGCTTGATGTCTATGTCCCTCCGCAGGTGACCCAACGGCGGGGGATGATGCTGCATACTGGAAGACGGCCCTTGAGGATGTTAATAGCCTTGGATGTTCGCCGTGAGCGGCCGGATAAATAGTAAATGACGCACCGTGTTCAATAGGCTTCGCGTTGTTGCGAAACGAAGACATGGTCCCGTGGTCGTGATTGGGCTCGTTTGTTGCTGACGTCAAGGTCTCTTCGCGTGGCCTGTCGTGATACTGTCGGTCAGGCTCATCCGAGGGGTGATATCGAGGGAAATATTGATTCCGAGGTCTAGACGGTCTGTTTACAGAGCGACGAAAGTTGCCcggccgtcgtcggctcCTGCGCACCATTTTGCTCCTGCTTTAACAGCTGGCCAGTCGTCACGTGGGTTTGGCGGCTGGCAAGGTTACGGCAGTACAAACGCAGATATTGTGATACAGATGAACGAGCTCCTAGTACCGTGCTTTGCTTTATTGATGGCATGTAAATactcttgttcttcttttaGGTGTTGGAAATGCGGTGGATGCAAAAGTAGGCAAAGTCAAGGTACGATGCTGCAGCCCAGTACGTCGTTATCCGATTCCCTGGGCTTGACCTGACAAACATGTGACATCAACTGAATTAAAACAGCATTATGAATCACTGCAAGTGCCCAGATGCCTTGTGGGTTGCAACATGCAAATTGCTCGGCAGGCTCACTCTTTTTACTACCTAGATAGGCACGCCGACAGCCTACCACGTACATGGTTATcaagttttatataataatgAGCAAATGTATTTTCTTATAAACTACCTAACTATATATATTAGGTGAAATAATTAAAAGGATGAGCGCACCTAGtaaaaagagtgagcccgccgagcaattcactCCGGTATAGCAGAGAGCATGTACAAGTGCGGGTGGGTGCAAACGCCGTATCCACGGTTTGCAATGTGCACATAAAGGACAGGAAGTGTGATAGGAATAAAAGTAAGCATGGCCCACGAAGTGATTTTCTTTTGCGATGCGTTTTTCAAATGTCATGCTATTGACTTGGGACATGCTATGTTGAGCTGGTTTTTCGCACTTGACATGCGCAAAGCTGCAAGACTTAGGAAGAGCGAATCAGGTGGCAGAACtcatgcaacattgaacccgtTTGGGCGGAAGCCAAGTCGCGAAATTTTTGTGGGTCGCGCTTACATGACTGGTCCAAAGCGAACCCAAGCGACCCAAAGCTCTGCATAAGCGCAACCGCCAGCTGCAGGCTCGAGGCTGTCGCAGCAGGGCAATTTTCCGAGGGTGAAGGCTTGACTCTTGACCTCGTGCAATCTGCCTCCGCCAACATCAGCCAATTCGAAAGAACCATCCCAACCATGGCTGCCGTAAGTCATGCCGCAACTCGGCCGCCAAATCGCAACAGCTGGGAAACTAACTGTTTTTTGTCTGCAGCCATTAGTGACCGTCTCCGAATCCAAGGACCTTCGCGGTCTCAACCTCATCGCCGCTCACTCTCACATTCGCGGCCTGGGCGTCGATGCCACCAGTCTCGAGCCCCGAGCCGCGTCGCAAGGCCTGGTTGGCCAAGAAAAGGCCCGaaaggctgctgctgttaTCCTGCAAATGAtcaaggatggcaagattgcAGGCCGTGCGGTCCTGATTGCCGGCCCTCCCAGGTAGGAATGCCATGGACGGGGGACGAGACGACACAGCGTGTGTACAGGGgaaaagtttttttttaagttttgCTGACGCCGTCTCAACCTTGTAGCACCGGCAAAacggccattgccatgggAATGGCGCAGTCTCTCGGCCCCGATGTTCCCTTCACTTCGCTCGCTTCGTCCGAAATCTTCTCCCTCGAAATGTCCAAGACAGAGGCCCTCACGCAGGCCTTTAGAAAGTCCATCGGTGTCCGCATCAAGGAGGAGAGCGAAGTCATGGAGGGAGAGGTTGTCGAGATCCAGATTGATCGCAGCGTCATGGGAAGCACCAAGCAGGGCAAGCTCACCATCAAGACCACCGACATGGAAGCTGTTTACGACATGGGCAGCAAGATGATTGATGCCATGACCAAGGAGCGCGTCATGGCCGGTgacatcatctccatcgaCAAGTCTTCGGGCAAGATTACGAAACTGGGCCGGTCGTACGCGCGATCCCGCGACTACGATGCCATGGGCGTCGACACCAAGTTCTTGTCGTGTCCCGACGGCGAGCTGCAGAAGCGCAAGGAAGCCGTGCACACTGTTACTCTGCACGAGATTGATGTTATCAACTCGAGGACACAGGGCTTCCTTGCCCTCTTCTCTGGCGACACTGGCGAGATTCGAAGCGAGATTCGAGACCAGATCAACACAAAGGTTGGCGAGTGGAAGGAGGAGGGCAAGGCTGAAATCGTCCCCGGCGTCCTGTTCATTGACGAGGTGCACATGCTTGACATTGAATGCTTCTCATACATCAACCGCGCCCTCGAGGACGACCTGTCCCCcattgtcatcatggccagcaaCCGCGGCAACTCCCGCATCCGGGGCACCAACTATCGCAGCCCCCACGGCCTGCCCATCGACTTCCTCGACCgagtcgtcatcatcaacacccaCCCTTATGCCTCGGAGGAGATCAAACAGATTCTGTCTATCCGCGCACAGGAGGAGGAAGTCGATGTTTCACCCGACGCCCTGGCCCTGCTCACCAAGATTGGCCACGAAGCCGGCCTCCGATACGCCAGCAACCTCATCAGCACATCACAGCTGGTTTCTGCCAAGCGACGCGCCAAGCAAGTCAGCGTCGAAGACGTCCAGCGCAGCTTCCAGCTATTTTACGACCCCGCACGTAGCGTCAAGTTTGTGGCCGACTC from Metarhizium brunneum chromosome 2, complete sequence includes these protein-coding regions:
- the RVB2 gene encoding RuvB-like helicase 2, with translation MAAPLVTVSESKDLRGLNLIAAHSHIRGLGVDATSLEPRAASQGLVGQEKARKAAAVILQMIKDGKIAGRAVLIAGPPSTGKTAIAMGMAQSLGPDVPFTSLASSEIFSLEMSKTEALTQAFRKSIGVRIKEESEVMEGEVVEIQIDRSVMGSTKQGKLTIKTTDMEAVYDMGSKMIDAMTKERVMAGDIISIDKSSGKITKLGRSYARSRDYDAMGVDTKFLSCPDGELQKRKEAVHTVTLHEIDVINSRTQGFLALFSGDTGEIRSEIRDQINTKVGEWKEEGKAEIVPGVLFIDEVHMLDIECFSYINRALEDDLSPIVIMASNRGNSRIRGTNYRSPHGLPIDFLDRVVIINTHPYASEEIKQILSIRAQEEEVDVSPDALALLTKIGHEAGLRYASNLISTSQLVSAKRRAKQVSVEDVQRSFQLFYDPARSVKFVADSEKRLIGNDGAVDLSVTNGSAAATERMDLS